A window of Agrobacterium vitis genomic DNA:
TGCAGCCCAGATCAGGATGTCCGCGTCCCAGATCGTCGCCATGCCGTGTTCGGCGGTCGCCTCCACCCGAATTGCTACATCGCCCATGCGAAAGTCGATCGGCGCCACGCGGCGGGATTTGGCCAATGAGAAGAACGGCCAGGACATGAGGTCCTGTGCATCGCGGGCGGCGATATTGCCGCCGCTTGGCTGAAACAGCTCGAGCTGTTGTCCCTGATATGTCCTGTGTTCGGGCATCGGCGCCAATCCGGGCAATCAGCGCGTCATGCCAATGGCACGACCTGCCATCGACACTTGCGGCATGCGCGCGCTCGAAGCGGCCTCGGAGGTGGACTGGCGTGCGGATGCGTCAATCCACGCATGAAGGTCGGTGACTGCATAAACGACGCGACCGCCGAGCTTGTGATAAATCGGCCCGGTTCCGTCGCAGCGATGCTTTTCGAGCGTGCGGGGCGAAAGATCGAGAAGGCGGGCCGCTTCGGGGGTGCGCACGAAGCGCGGCCAATTACTGTCGGTTTTTTCCTGCATCGTCTGCCTCCATCGCGGCTACCGTCAAAGCGGCGGGTCGGCTGCGACAATGGAGAAAAAACTGCGGTTGGGAGGAGTGACAGAATTTGCCAACAAGTAACCTGTCCCCGGCAATCGGACGCGGGACTTTCGGCCGGTCAGGCGGACGTGACATCCTGATTGCCGGCGTTGCGAAAAAGCTGCCCCTTCGGTGCCCCACCCCGCAAGATGCGACGGTAGCCACCGCAGACATAGTCCTTGGCTTCAACGATGAGGCGAGCAAGGTGCCGTCGCTCAGAAGTATTTTGCCATTCGACAGCAGAGATGGTCCGAAAGTTACGATTGAACATGACGCTGGCGATTTCACGCCTGGAGGCACCGTCACGAAGGCCATCCAGAACCCTCAACATGAGAATGAACCGATGGCGATGGAATACTGAAATCTGTTGCTGGCGCATAACAGGCCCGGCCTGCCTGTGGCTCAACCAACGCCGCATCCGCTGCAAGCTGTGCAGACGAATATCCAGGTCGCCGTCCATTGGCAGGAGCGCCGCAGCTCTGGTGGGCAATGAGCCATCGGTAAACCAGATCCGCAAACTACCGTCCGGCCCTGACGCCGGGATGTAAACGGCCTGTTCCCGACCCACCCCTCTCACCATTGCCGGCAGATTTTCCGGATTGAATTCGAGGCATTCTGAATGACCGGCCGGCGCTTCCGCAACCAAAATGGCCTCCGGATCGATATCTGGATGCCACAGTGGCTGTGTCAACCAAGCGGGGACATCAGGATCCAGAGGGAAATACAAGCCCCCATCTGATCGCCAGCACATTCAAGGCGTTGCGTTTGGCCACCGCCGTTTTTCGTCTAGAAAACTCAACGTAGTCGAATCGATAGTCATCGTTTCTTCGCAGAAATTCGAAGGTGAATCCGCTGCGATCAAGCGGCGGAAAACTGTTCGGGAACTGCGGCGAAGACCAAACCGTCTCAGACACCATGGCGCACTCCTACGCGATACAACAAGAGTGGATGACCGCCAATGACGCGATCAGCAGAAGAGCCGCAAAAAATCAAGGCTCCGAACAGAGGAGCTCGGTCATAAGGTTACATATGGAGCAAAATCAGATCTTGATTTGATCTCGCCTCACTGCTTCAACGATCGTATGAACGATATTCGAGGTGTCGAGTTTGTCTTTCGAATTTCGAAGATGGGTATTCACCGTGTTCCTCGAAATGCTCAAGATGACGGAAACTTCCCAAGCAGTCTTGCCTTGCGAAGTCCACGTGAGAACTTCGATTTCCCTGGGGGTAAGCTTTCTGAACTGTGAAATAGATAGACCAATCATTCGTCATCTCACGAGTAAAAGGTATGGAAAGGCAATCACGAGCCTTGCCTGACTGACGCGGCCCATGTTGAATTTGCTTTCATGACCGCAACAAAATGCGGAAATCTGCGGAACACTTCGCAAAGGATCATCCGAAACGTTCAAATGAACAACAATCCTTGAGATGATTATCATCACCGAAAAACGGCTGCACAAGTCCCGGAATTTGCGAATGATGACTATAGTATGTCGCCATAAAAGTTGCATTCTGGATAGATTTCTTCATGAAATTGACGGCCATTTTCGCAAGGAATCTTCGGCTCTGCCGGCAGCAATGCGGCCTATCACAGGAACGCCTTGCTATGTTTGCCGGGCTTGACCGAAGTTACATCGGCAAGCTGGAAAGGGAGTTGAGCTCTCCGACACTCGACGCGGTCGAGGCCCTGTCATCCGCCTTACAGATCGAGCCCGAAGTTCTGATCCGGCGACAGTCACCGGAGCCTAAAAAAGGGAAATAATCCCGAAAAGATGGCCGGTACGATTGCAAATAAATAATTGAAATTTTTTACTTTTTTTTCATCTCCCAATCACCTTCGATCAGGAAACAAGATCCTTCACATCGACTCCCAAGGCCTCCGCCAGGCGACTGAGGGACACGATCGTCGGATTGCGCCTGCCCGCTTCGAAACCGCTGAGATAAGCCCGAGTGAGTCGAGAACGGTGCGACAACTCTTCCTGTGAAAGAGCTCGCTCACGCCGGATGCGCAAAACATTGAGACCGACAATCGCCCGTATATCCATCGGTCGATTTTTCGGTTCACGCACACTCTATGACGACACACTATAATGAACATTCGTCTTGACACGATAAATAGAGAGTGCGTTTAATGTGCATTATATGGAACACTGTTTCGATAATAGGAACACTCAATGTCTAACAGTCTTTCCCTCGAAAAGGGCCTTCACATTCTTGGCCTCCTGAAGAGCTCAAACGAACCTCTCGGCGTCAGAGAAGTCGCACGCCGGCTGGATCTAAGCCCATCCGTTGCTCAGCGCATGCTGAATACGCTCGCCTCGCAGGGTTATGTCGAGCAAGACGGAGATACCCGCCGCTATCAAATCGGTTACGCCGTCTTGGGACTAGCGCAGCATGTGTTTCAGCGCGGGCGACTGCTCTCGCTCACCGAAGCCGAGCTGCAGACCATGGCATCTGACAGCGGGTTCAACGGATTTTTGGGCGTTCGGCGAGGCGCCACGGGTGTCTACGTGCTCGCAGTTCAGTCCGACAGTCCGGT
This region includes:
- a CDS encoding helix-turn-helix transcriptional regulator, with the protein product MQEKTDSNWPRFVRTPEAARLLDLSPRTLEKHRCDGTGPIYHKLGGRVVYAVTDLHAWIDASARQSTSEAASSARMPQVSMAGRAIGMTR
- a CDS encoding helix-turn-helix transcriptional regulator; the encoded protein is MIGLSISQFRKLTPREIEVLTWTSQGKTAWEVSVILSISRNTVNTHLRNSKDKLDTSNIVHTIVEAVRRDQIKI
- a CDS encoding transcriptional regulator domain-containing protein → MVSETVWSSPQFPNSFPPLDRSGFTFEFLRRNDDYRFDYVEFSRRKTAVAKRNALNVLAIRWGLVFPSGS
- a CDS encoding helix-turn-helix domain-containing protein translates to MDIRAIVGLNVLRIRRERALSQEELSHRSRLTRAYLSGFEAGRRNPTIVSLSRLAEALGVDVKDLVS
- a CDS encoding DUF2285 domain-containing protein, with product MYFPLDPDVPAWLTQPLWHPDIDPEAILVAEAPAGHSECLEFNPENLPAMVRGVGREQAVYIPASGPDGSLRIWFTDGSLPTRAAALLPMDGDLDIRLHSLQRMRRWLSHRQAGPVMRQQQISVFHRHRFILMLRVLDGLRDGASRREIASVMFNRNFRTISAVEWQNTSERRHLARLIVEAKDYVCGGYRRILRGGAPKGQLFRNAGNQDVTSA
- a CDS encoding helix-turn-helix domain-containing protein, which produces MKLTAIFARNLRLCRQQCGLSQERLAMFAGLDRSYIGKLERELSSPTLDAVEALSSALQIEPEVLIRRQSPEPKKGK